A single region of the Geobacillus subterraneus genome encodes:
- the gcvPB gene encoding aminomethyl-transferring glycine dehydrogenase subunit GcvPB has product MHNDQPLIFERSKPGRIAYSLPALDVPAVDVSELVPADYFRTEEPELPEVSELDLMRHYTALSKRNHGVDSGFYPLGSCTMKYNPKINENVARLAGFAHIHPLQPEETVQGALELMYDLQEHLKEITGMDAVTLQPAAGAHGEWTGLMMIRAYHEANGDFGRTKVIVPDSAHGTNPASATVAGFETVTVRSTADGLVDLEDLKRVVGPDTAALMLTNPNTLGLFEEQIVEMAQIIHEAGGKLYYDGANLNAILGKARPGDMGFDVVHLNLHKTFTGPHGGGGPGSGPVGVKADLIPFLPKPVIAKGENGYYLDDNRPQSIGRVKPFYGNFGINVRAYTYIRSMGPDGLKAVSEYAVLNANYMMRRLADYYDLPYDRHCKHEFVLSGRRQKKLGVRTLDIAKRLLDFGFHPPTIYFPLIIEECMMIEPTETESKETLDAFIDAMIQIAKEAEENPEIVQEAPHTTVVKRLDETTAARKPILRYQKPRN; this is encoded by the coding sequence ATGCATAACGATCAACCGCTTATTTTCGAACGGAGCAAGCCAGGACGAATTGCCTACAGCCTGCCGGCGCTTGATGTTCCGGCTGTTGATGTGAGCGAGCTTGTGCCGGCGGATTATTTCCGCACCGAGGAGCCGGAGCTGCCAGAAGTGTCGGAACTCGACTTAATGCGCCATTATACGGCGCTCTCGAAGAGAAACCACGGCGTCGATTCCGGGTTTTACCCGCTCGGGTCGTGCACGATGAAATACAATCCGAAAATCAATGAAAATGTCGCCCGTCTCGCCGGATTTGCCCACATCCATCCGCTGCAGCCGGAGGAAACGGTGCAAGGAGCGCTTGAGCTCATGTACGACTTGCAAGAGCACTTAAAAGAAATTACCGGGATGGATGCGGTTACGTTGCAACCGGCCGCCGGCGCTCACGGCGAGTGGACCGGGCTGATGATGATCCGCGCCTATCACGAAGCGAACGGCGACTTCGGACGGACGAAAGTGATCGTTCCCGACTCGGCGCACGGCACGAATCCAGCGTCGGCAACCGTTGCCGGTTTTGAAACAGTGACGGTCCGCTCGACCGCTGACGGACTTGTTGATTTAGAGGATTTAAAACGCGTCGTCGGCCCGGATACAGCGGCGCTCATGCTCACAAACCCGAACACGCTCGGGCTGTTTGAAGAGCAAATCGTCGAGATGGCACAAATCATCCATGAGGCGGGCGGCAAGCTGTACTATGACGGCGCGAACTTAAACGCCATTCTCGGCAAGGCGCGCCCGGGCGACATGGGCTTTGACGTCGTCCATTTGAACTTGCATAAAACGTTCACCGGCCCGCACGGCGGCGGAGGTCCAGGTTCCGGGCCGGTCGGGGTGAAAGCCGATCTCATCCCATTTTTGCCGAAGCCGGTCATTGCCAAAGGGGAAAACGGCTATTATCTCGATGATAACCGCCCGCAGTCGATCGGCCGCGTCAAGCCGTTTTACGGCAACTTCGGCATTAACGTCCGGGCGTACACGTACATCCGCTCGATGGGGCCGGACGGCTTAAAAGCGGTGAGCGAGTATGCCGTCTTAAACGCCAACTATATGATGCGCCGGCTTGCCGACTATTACGATTTGCCGTATGACCGCCATTGCAAGCACGAGTTTGTCCTCTCCGGCAGACGACAAAAGAAGCTCGGAGTCAGAACGCTCGATATCGCCAAGCGGCTGCTTGATTTCGGCTTCCATCCGCCGACGATTTACTTCCCGCTCATCATCGAAGAGTGCATGATGATCGAGCCGACCGAGACGGAATCGAAAGAAACGCTCGATGCGTTCATCGATGCGATGATTCAAATTGCCAAGGAAGCGGAAGAAAACCCGGAGATCGTCCAAGAAGCGCCGCATACGACCGTTGTCAAGCGGCTCGATGAAACGACCGCGGCGCGCAAGCCGATTTTGCGCTATCAAAAACCGAGAAACTGA
- a CDS encoding aldo/keto reductase translates to MQYRQLGNTDLRVSELSFGTWAIGGSWGKVDDQESLRALAYAIEQGVNFFDTADVYGNGHSEELLAKATKGKEDRIYIATKFCRAGDIHDPDNYSEASVRAYCEASLKRLGREAIDLYQIHCPPFAILKQGAVFEVLEKLKQEGKIRYYGVSVETMEEGLYVIEHSQASALQVIFNILRQKPLERLLPEAKRRGVGILVRLPLASGLLTGKFTKQTTFAEDDHRRFNRNGEQFNVGETFGGLEFEKGVELADKLRWIADGRGSMAKAALRWVIDHEEVTCAIPGFKTVKQVEENLAALAVPSFSEEEMARLRQFYETEVHPHIRGAY, encoded by the coding sequence ATGCAATACCGGCAGTTAGGAAATACCGACCTTCGAGTGAGCGAACTCAGCTTCGGTACGTGGGCGATCGGCGGCTCGTGGGGGAAAGTCGACGATCAAGAATCGTTGCGCGCCCTCGCCTACGCCATCGAGCAGGGGGTTAACTTTTTTGATACGGCTGATGTGTACGGCAACGGCCATAGCGAAGAGCTGTTGGCGAAGGCGACAAAAGGGAAGGAAGACCGCATCTACATAGCGACGAAGTTTTGCCGCGCCGGCGATATCCATGACCCGGACAACTATTCCGAAGCGTCCGTGCGCGCATATTGTGAGGCAAGCTTGAAACGGCTCGGCCGCGAGGCGATCGATTTGTATCAAATTCATTGCCCGCCGTTTGCCATTTTAAAGCAAGGCGCCGTGTTTGAAGTGTTAGAGAAGTTAAAGCAGGAAGGAAAAATCCGCTATTACGGCGTCAGCGTCGAAACGATGGAAGAAGGGCTGTACGTCATCGAGCATTCGCAGGCAAGCGCGCTGCAAGTCATCTTCAACATTTTGCGGCAAAAGCCGCTCGAGCGCCTGCTTCCGGAGGCGAAACGGCGCGGCGTCGGCATTTTGGTCCGCCTCCCGCTCGCCAGCGGGCTGCTGACCGGCAAGTTCACGAAGCAAACGACGTTTGCTGAGGATGACCACCGCCGTTTCAACCGCAACGGTGAACAGTTTAATGTTGGGGAAACGTTCGGCGGTTTGGAGTTTGAAAAAGGGGTGGAGCTCGCCGACAAGCTGCGTTGGATTGCCGATGGGCGCGGCAGCATGGCGAAAGCGGCGCTCCGATGGGTCATTGATCATGAAGAAGTGACGTGCGCCATTCCGGGCTTTAAAACGGTGAAACAAGTCGAAGAAAACTTGGCGGCGCTGGCGGTGCCATCGTTCAGCGAAGAAGAAATGGCGCGGCTTCGCCAGTTTTATGAAACCGAAGTGCATCCGCACATTCGCGGGGCATACTAA
- a CDS encoding ROK family transcriptional regulator, which yields MRTGNITLVKKMNKQLVLKLIRDQHPISRADIAKTTGLNKATVSALVDELIAEHFVHESGIGVSTGGRRPLMLRFNADAGSLVGVELGVNYLYAVLTNLNAEIIWEQRRSFRPEEGQEAIVSEMIELIEAAIRRAPATPYGVMGIGIGVPGVVHTESGTVIFAPNLRWDDVALASALQKRWPQYPVIVENEAKLAALGEKWFGAGKEFAHFVYISAGIGIGAGVVLHHQLYRGVNGLAGEIGHHTIDLNGARCNCGNIGCWEMYASEKYIKRRLAEEGRTEWLDDRFSIAAMALAAENDAQLARILEETGRYLGIGLLQVIYAYNPEAVIIGGPLAQAGDFVLDAARKEVRERILVKKESEPYMIASELKEKSCAIGAAASVLEAVVLPPEFEPAL from the coding sequence GTGCGGACAGGAAACATTACTCTTGTCAAAAAAATGAATAAACAGCTTGTGTTGAAACTCATTCGCGACCAGCACCCGATTTCGCGCGCCGACATTGCGAAAACGACTGGCTTGAACAAAGCGACCGTTTCCGCCCTCGTCGACGAGCTGATCGCTGAACACTTCGTTCATGAAAGCGGCATCGGTGTTTCGACCGGCGGACGCCGGCCGCTCATGCTCCGCTTTAACGCCGATGCCGGCTCGCTCGTCGGCGTTGAGCTTGGCGTCAACTATTTATACGCCGTCTTGACGAACTTAAACGCCGAAATCATTTGGGAGCAGCGGCGTTCGTTCCGCCCGGAGGAGGGACAGGAGGCAATTGTCAGTGAAATGATCGAGTTGATTGAGGCGGCCATCCGCCGGGCGCCGGCGACGCCGTACGGCGTGATGGGAATCGGGATCGGCGTCCCCGGCGTCGTGCACACAGAAAGCGGGACAGTCATTTTCGCCCCGAACTTGCGCTGGGATGATGTCGCCCTCGCTTCGGCTTTGCAAAAACGGTGGCCGCAATATCCGGTCATCGTCGAAAACGAGGCGAAGCTGGCGGCACTTGGGGAAAAATGGTTCGGCGCCGGCAAGGAATTTGCCCATTTTGTTTATATTAGCGCCGGCATCGGCATCGGCGCCGGCGTCGTCTTGCATCATCAGCTGTATCGCGGGGTGAACGGGCTGGCGGGGGAAATCGGCCATCATACGATCGACTTAAACGGCGCTCGCTGCAACTGCGGCAACATCGGCTGCTGGGAAATGTACGCGTCGGAAAAATATATCAAGCGCCGTTTGGCGGAAGAGGGGCGTACAGAATGGCTTGACGACCGCTTTTCCATCGCGGCGATGGCGCTGGCGGCCGAAAACGATGCCCAGCTGGCGCGCATTTTGGAAGAAACGGGCCGCTATCTCGGCATCGGGCTGCTGCAGGTGATTTATGCGTACAACCCGGAGGCGGTCATTATCGGCGGCCCGCTTGCTCAGGCCGGTGATTTCGTGCTTGATGCAGCGCGCAAAGAGGTGAGGGAGCGCATTCTCGTCAAAAAAGAAAGCGAGCCGTATATGATTGCCTCGGAGCTGAAAGAAAAAAGCTGCGCCATCGGCGCGGCTGCGTCGGTGTTAGAAGCGGTCGTTCTGCCGCCGGAATTTGAGCCGGCGCTCTAG
- a CDS encoding rhodanese-like domain-containing protein yields the protein MEALLIILGAIIVYSVITYLWQRRIVKALTEEEFRAGYRKAQLVDVREPDEFAAGHILGARNIPLTQLRMRMKELRKDQPIYLYCQNGLRSGRAAQMLYRKGYRNLYHLKGGFKKWTGKIKKNA from the coding sequence GTGGAAGCATTGCTCATCATTCTTGGCGCAATCATCGTGTATTCCGTCATCACCTATTTATGGCAACGCCGAATTGTCAAAGCATTGACGGAAGAAGAGTTCCGCGCCGGCTACCGAAAAGCGCAATTAGTCGATGTCCGCGAACCGGACGAGTTTGCGGCTGGACATATTTTAGGGGCGCGCAACATTCCGCTTACCCAGCTGCGCATGCGCATGAAAGAACTGCGCAAAGATCAGCCGATTTATTTATATTGCCAAAATGGGCTGCGCAGCGGGCGGGCCGCGCAAATGCTCTACCGGAAAGGATACCGCAACTTGTATCATTTAAAAGGCGGATTCAAAAAATGGACAGGAAAAATAAAGAAAAATGCCTAG
- a CDS encoding lipoate--protein ligase family protein — protein sequence MAKEVWRFIDSGDRSPSFNMALDEALLDWHSAGKIPPTVRFYGWNPPTLSIGYFQKVEKEIDLEAVKRHGLGFVRRPTGGRGVLHDKELTYSVIVSESHPDMPQTVTEAYRVISQGILEGFRFLGLDAYFAVPKTEEEKADLRSPRSAVCFDAPSWYELVVEGRKVAGSAQTRQKGVILQHGSILLDLDEELLFSLFKYPNERVKERLQRNFKNKAVAINELTERTVTIEEAKEAFYKGFEKGLDIVLEPYILTAEELAYVEELARTKYESDEWNFKR from the coding sequence ATGGCAAAAGAAGTATGGCGCTTTATCGATTCTGGCGACCGTTCACCGTCGTTTAATATGGCGCTTGATGAGGCGCTTTTGGATTGGCATAGCGCGGGGAAAATTCCGCCCACCGTCCGTTTTTACGGTTGGAATCCGCCCACATTGTCAATCGGCTATTTTCAAAAAGTGGAGAAAGAAATCGACTTAGAAGCCGTCAAGCGCCACGGCCTCGGCTTCGTCCGCCGTCCGACCGGAGGGCGCGGCGTCTTGCATGACAAAGAATTGACGTACAGCGTAATCGTTTCAGAATCGCATCCGGATATGCCGCAGACGGTCACAGAAGCGTACCGTGTCATTTCCCAAGGCATTTTAGAAGGTTTCCGTTTTCTTGGGCTTGACGCGTATTTTGCCGTGCCGAAAACGGAAGAAGAAAAAGCGGATTTGCGCAGCCCGCGTTCCGCCGTTTGCTTTGACGCGCCGTCGTGGTATGAGCTCGTTGTCGAAGGGCGGAAAGTGGCCGGCAGCGCGCAAACGCGGCAAAAGGGCGTCATTTTGCAGCACGGCTCGATTTTGCTTGACTTGGACGAAGAGCTGTTGTTCAGCTTGTTTAAATACCCGAACGAACGGGTAAAAGAGCGGCTTCAGCGCAATTTTAAAAACAAGGCGGTCGCGATCAACGAGCTGACGGAGCGGACGGTAACGATCGAGGAAGCGAAAGAGGCGTTTTACAAAGGGTTTGAAAAGGGCTTGGACATCGTGCTGGAGCCATATATACTGACGGCTGAAGAGTTGGCGTATGTCGAGGAATTGGCGCGGACAAAGTACGAAAGCGACGAATGGAACTTTAAGCGCTAG
- a CDS encoding vitamin B12-dependent ribonucleotide reductase, with product MTVASSEKMKINMEKLNEDIRLFPQVHPITPDMHITHKGVSRLVMLDRYSFKDTEKLTLTPGDFVVLTIKEDPKFPARGLGFIVDIDWEAKKAHVLIEDEYRHVLEGEEAETGIVFRSLDIIDKPLEIFYEQIAKRNATGLAAVEETAEKRSEWFHKFYEELSSMNFVPAGRVLYGAGSGKEVTYFNCYVMPFVKDSREGISEHRKQVMEIMSRGGGVGTNGSTLRPRHTLARGVNGKSSGSVSWLDDIAKLTHLVEQGGSRRGAQMIMLADWHPDIIEFIVSKMQNPRILRYLLENMEDEGIKKAARDKLKFTPLTDRERAMYEAIVRYKNEPGYGGFTEEIIKDAEEKLRTGGTYTVHNPDFLTGANISVCLTKEFMEAVENDDEYALRFPDVETYSEEEMRIYNEKWHEVGDVREWEKMGYRVRVYRKIRARELWKLINICATYSAEPGIFFIDNANEMTNARAYGQKVVATNPCGEQPLAPYSVCNLAAINLANMVDKERKVVDYEKLKRTVEIGVRMQDNVIDATPYFLEENKKQALGERRIGLGVMGLADLLIYCEKEYGSEEGNELVDELFRTIATTAYRASIELAKEKGSFPFLVGETDEETRRLREAFINTGYMKRMPEDIRQAILQYGIRNSHLLTVAPTGSTGTMVGVSTGLEPYFSFAYYRSGRLGKFIEVKADIVQEYLDKHPEADPNHLPHWFVTAMDLPPEAHADVQCIIQRWVDSSLSKTVNAPKGYTVEQVQKVYERLWRCGAKGGTVYVDGSRDAQVLTLKAEENTVEEQLELIPEETEEQAKKRTVVLVDTIQDVRATDVTIGSEIGNICPICREGTVEEIGGCNTCTSCGAQLKCGL from the coding sequence ATGACGGTGGCGTCGTCTGAAAAAATGAAAATCAATATGGAAAAGCTAAACGAGGATATTCGCTTGTTTCCGCAAGTGCATCCGATTACGCCGGATATGCACATCACCCATAAAGGCGTGTCCCGTTTAGTGATGCTTGACCGGTATTCGTTTAAGGATACGGAAAAGCTGACGCTCACACCGGGCGATTTTGTCGTGTTGACGATCAAGGAGGACCCGAAATTTCCGGCCCGCGGGCTCGGCTTTATCGTCGACATCGACTGGGAGGCGAAAAAGGCCCATGTGTTGATCGAGGACGAGTACCGGCATGTGCTCGAAGGCGAAGAGGCAGAAACCGGCATTGTCTTCCGCTCGCTCGACATTATCGACAAGCCGCTGGAAATTTTTTATGAACAAATTGCGAAACGGAACGCGACTGGGCTTGCTGCTGTAGAGGAAACGGCGGAAAAGCGCAGCGAGTGGTTCCACAAGTTTTATGAGGAGCTCTCGAGCATGAATTTTGTCCCGGCCGGCCGCGTGTTGTACGGGGCGGGTTCGGGCAAGGAAGTGACGTATTTCAACTGCTATGTGATGCCGTTTGTGAAAGATTCGCGGGAAGGCATTTCCGAACACCGAAAGCAGGTAATGGAAATTATGAGCCGCGGCGGCGGGGTTGGCACGAACGGTTCGACATTGCGGCCGCGCCATACGCTCGCGCGCGGGGTAAACGGCAAATCGTCCGGGTCGGTTTCGTGGTTGGATGACATTGCCAAGCTGACCCACCTTGTCGAGCAAGGTGGCTCCCGCCGCGGCGCCCAAATGATCATGCTTGCCGACTGGCACCCGGACATTATCGAATTTATCGTCTCGAAAATGCAAAACCCGCGCATCTTGCGCTACCTGCTCGAGAATATGGAAGATGAGGGCATCAAAAAAGCAGCGCGCGACAAACTGAAATTCACGCCGCTCACCGACCGGGAACGGGCGATGTACGAAGCGATCGTCCGCTACAAAAACGAACCCGGCTACGGCGGCTTTACCGAAGAAATCATTAAAGACGCCGAAGAAAAACTGCGCACCGGCGGTACATATACCGTCCATAATCCTGACTTTTTAACCGGTGCGAACATTTCGGTCTGCCTGACAAAAGAGTTCATGGAGGCGGTCGAAAACGACGATGAGTATGCACTCCGCTTCCCGGATGTAGAAACCTATTCCGAAGAAGAAATGCGCATTTACAACGAAAAATGGCATGAAGTTGGCGATGTGCGCGAATGGGAAAAAATGGGCTACCGCGTCCGCGTCTACCGAAAAATCCGCGCTCGCGAGCTCTGGAAGCTGATTAACATTTGCGCGACGTACTCAGCCGAGCCGGGCATTTTCTTCATCGACAATGCGAACGAAATGACGAACGCCCGCGCGTACGGACAAAAAGTCGTTGCGACTAACCCATGCGGGGAACAACCTTTAGCGCCATATTCTGTCTGCAACCTCGCCGCCATTAACTTGGCAAACATGGTCGATAAAGAACGGAAAGTCGTCGACTATGAAAAACTGAAACGCACGGTTGAGATCGGTGTGCGGATGCAAGACAACGTCATTGATGCTACGCCGTATTTCCTTGAGGAAAACAAAAAGCAAGCGCTCGGTGAGCGCCGCATCGGCCTTGGCGTCATGGGGCTCGCGGACTTGCTTATTTATTGCGAAAAAGAGTATGGCTCTGAAGAAGGAAACGAACTCGTGGATGAACTGTTCCGCACGATCGCCACGACCGCCTACCGGGCATCGATTGAGCTGGCAAAAGAAAAAGGCAGCTTCCCGTTCCTTGTCGGTGAGACGGACGAAGAAACGCGCCGGCTGCGCGAAGCGTTCATCAATACCGGCTATATGAAACGGATGCCGGAAGACATTCGCCAAGCTATTTTACAATACGGCATTCGCAACTCCCACTTGCTGACGGTGGCGCCAACGGGATCGACCGGAACGATGGTCGGCGTCTCGACCGGGCTTGAGCCGTACTTCTCATTCGCATACTACCGGAGCGGCCGCCTCGGCAAGTTCATCGAAGTGAAGGCCGATATCGTCCAAGAATATTTAGACAAGCATCCGGAAGCCGATCCGAACCACTTGCCGCATTGGTTTGTGACAGCGATGGACTTGCCGCCGGAAGCGCATGCTGATGTGCAATGCATCATCCAGCGCTGGGTCGACTCGAGCTTGTCGAAAACGGTCAATGCGCCAAAAGGCTACACGGTCGAACAAGTGCAAAAAGTATATGAGCGGCTGTGGCGCTGCGGCGCGAAAGGCGGCACCGTCTATGTCGACGGCAGCCGCGATGCGCAAGTGTTGACGCTGAAAGCGGAAGAAAACACGGTTGAAGAGCAGCTGGAACTCATTCCGGAAGAAACGGAAGAACAGGCGAAGAAACGCACCGTCGTTCTTGTCGATACGATTCAAGATGTGCGCGCCACCGATGTGACGATCGGCTCGGAAATCGGCAACATTTGCCCGATCTGTCGGGAAGGGACGGTCGAAGAAATCGGCGGCTGCAATACGTGCACGAGCTGCGGTGCTCAGCTGAAATGCGGGCTGTAA
- a CDS encoding LysM peptidoglycan-binding domain-containing protein, translated as MIIHVVQRGEALWQLARRYGVPLERLIAANELDDPNRLAIGQAVVIPVPYRYHTVRAGETLWQIARAYGVTVEAIVQANRIANPALIYPGALLLIPARIHTVRTGETLGQIAAAYQVSVQQIIEFNPIADPNVITPGQRLVIPPAKPLIEVNAFTIDQGEKGAEQVREVGRHLTYAAPFAYTIRADGGLNPINDVAIIQAAFAARVVPMMTITNFTYQDPGSRLAQTILADATLQTRLLENIIQVMRAKGYRALNVDFENVYPSDRERYNAFLRRAAARLHAEGYWLSTSLAPKISAEQKGLLYEAHDYPAHGRIADFVVLMTYEWGYRFGPPQAISPVNQIRRVLDYAVTVIPREKIMMGFQIYARDWVLPHVPGQEAETFSPKEAVARAIRYGASIQYDAAAASPFYRYTDEQGRQHEVWFEDARSALAKFDLVKEYGLRGISYWVLGYPYPENWVLLEDNFRTRKRG; from the coding sequence ATGATTATTCATGTCGTCCAGCGCGGGGAAGCGCTTTGGCAGCTGGCCCGCCGCTACGGCGTCCCGCTCGAGCGGCTGATTGCCGCCAATGAGCTAGACGACCCAAACCGGCTCGCCATCGGGCAGGCGGTGGTCATTCCGGTGCCGTATCGCTATCATACCGTCCGTGCAGGGGAAACGTTATGGCAGATCGCCCGCGCGTATGGAGTGACGGTCGAAGCCATCGTGCAGGCGAACCGGATCGCCAACCCGGCGCTCATTTATCCCGGCGCGCTGTTGTTGATTCCGGCTCGCATTCATACGGTGCGCACCGGGGAAACGTTAGGGCAAATTGCTGCCGCTTATCAAGTCAGCGTCCAGCAAATCATCGAGTTCAATCCCATCGCTGATCCGAATGTCATCACTCCCGGACAGCGGCTCGTCATTCCGCCGGCCAAACCGCTCATCGAGGTGAACGCCTTCACGATCGACCAAGGGGAGAAAGGGGCGGAGCAAGTGCGCGAAGTCGGCCGCCATTTGACGTACGCCGCCCCGTTCGCCTATACGATCCGCGCTGATGGCGGACTGAATCCCATCAATGATGTGGCGATCATTCAGGCCGCTTTTGCCGCCCGTGTCGTGCCGATGATGACGATCACCAACTTTACGTATCAGGATCCGGGTTCAAGATTGGCGCAGACGATCTTGGCTGATGCCACGCTGCAAACACGATTGCTTGAGAACATCATTCAAGTGATGCGGGCGAAAGGATACCGGGCGCTGAATGTCGATTTTGAAAATGTCTACCCGTCCGACCGCGAGCGGTACAATGCGTTTTTGCGGCGGGCGGCGGCTCGGCTTCACGCGGAAGGATATTGGTTATCGACATCGCTCGCTCCCAAAATCAGCGCGGAACAAAAAGGATTGCTGTATGAAGCGCACGACTATCCAGCCCATGGGCGCATCGCCGATTTCGTCGTGCTTATGACGTACGAGTGGGGCTATCGGTTTGGGCCGCCGCAAGCCATTTCGCCGGTGAACCAAATTCGGCGCGTGCTTGATTATGCCGTGACCGTGATTCCGCGGGAGAAAATCATGATGGGATTTCAAATTTATGCCCGCGACTGGGTGCTGCCGCACGTGCCAGGGCAAGAGGCGGAAACGTTCAGCCCGAAAGAAGCCGTGGCGCGCGCCATTCGTTACGGAGCGTCGATCCAATACGATGCGGCGGCCGCCTCGCCGTTTTACCGCTACACGGACGAACAAGGCCGCCAACACGAAGTATGGTTTGAAGACGCCCGCAGCGCGTTGGCGAAATTTGACTTAGTGAAAGAATACGGATTGCGCGGGATCAGCTACTGGGTGCTCGGGTATCCGTATCCGGAAAACTGGGTGCTGTTGGAAGACAATTTCCGCACTCGGAAACGGGGATAA
- a CDS encoding dicarboxylate/amino acid:cation symporter — protein sequence MKLSLKIIIALILGSIVGLIFNLFFPQPFDTVNAYVFTPLGKLFLNLINMIVVPIVFFSIVLGTAGLGDPKKLGRIGIKTISYFLITTAIAIAIGISLALVTKPGSVGDFNTSQAQFEPKEAPPVSETLLNIIPKNPVQAFAEGNMLQIITFSIFVGFALSMLREKTAGLFKLIEQGNEVMMYLVTVIMRFAPYGAFGLIASAVGSQGTDAIRSMGMYMSVVLFSLIIHMLFTYGSSLYLFAKRNPFSFFKQFAPAMGVAFSTSSSNATLPISMNVAQTKLGVPKHISSFVQPLGATINMDGTAIMQGVATIFIAQAYGIDLTISQLATVVLTAVLASIGTAGVPGVGLVMLAMVLNSVNLPVEGIALIIGIDRLLDMARTAVNITGDAACAVIVAETEKKYAGVGTKAS from the coding sequence ATGAAGCTATCGTTAAAAATCATTATTGCACTGATACTTGGATCCATCGTTGGACTAATATTCAACCTTTTCTTCCCTCAACCATTCGATACAGTAAACGCCTATGTTTTTACACCGCTTGGGAAACTCTTTTTAAATTTAATTAATATGATCGTCGTGCCCATTGTCTTTTTTTCCATCGTATTAGGGACAGCCGGATTAGGAGACCCAAAAAAACTCGGGCGAATTGGAATAAAAACCATTTCGTATTTCCTCATCACTACAGCCATCGCCATTGCCATTGGCATTTCATTGGCGTTAGTAACCAAACCTGGGAGCGTCGGCGACTTTAACACCAGTCAGGCTCAATTTGAACCAAAAGAGGCACCACCTGTGTCAGAAACTTTATTAAACATTATTCCAAAAAACCCCGTTCAGGCATTTGCAGAAGGAAACATGCTGCAAATTATCACTTTTTCCATATTTGTTGGGTTTGCGCTTTCCATGTTGCGAGAAAAAACAGCTGGCTTGTTCAAACTCATCGAGCAAGGCAATGAAGTGATGATGTATTTGGTCACTGTCATTATGCGGTTTGCCCCGTACGGTGCATTCGGCTTAATCGCCTCCGCCGTCGGCAGCCAAGGAACGGACGCCATCCGCTCGATGGGAATGTACATGTCCGTCGTTCTTTTCAGTTTGATCATCCACATGCTGTTCACATACGGCTCATCGCTCTACCTGTTTGCTAAACGCAATCCATTCTCCTTTTTTAAACAGTTCGCTCCAGCGATGGGCGTGGCGTTCAGTACATCAAGCAGCAACGCAACGCTGCCGATTTCGATGAATGTCGCTCAAACGAAACTTGGGGTGCCAAAACATATTAGCAGTTTCGTGCAGCCATTAGGAGCAACCATCAATATGGATGGCACGGCCATTATGCAAGGGGTCGCCACTATATTTATCGCTCAAGCTTACGGTATCGACCTCACGATCTCGCAATTGGCAACAGTTGTATTAACGGCTGTATTGGCGAGCATTGGAACGGCCGGTGTACCTGGTGTCGGATTAGTGATGTTGGCGATGGTGTTGAATTCCGTCAACCTTCCTGTCGAAGGAATCGCATTGATCATCGGCATCGACCGGCTTTTGGATATGGCTCGCACTGCTGTCAATATTACCGGTGACGCCGCTTGCGCCGTAATCGTTGCCGAAACAGAGAAGAAGTACGCAGGAGTGGGTACAAAAGCGTCCTAA
- the mntR gene encoding transcriptional regulator MntR gives MPTPSMEDYIEQIYLLIEEKGYARVSDIAEALSVHPSSVTKMVQKLDKDEYLVYEKYRGLVLTPKGKKIGQRLVYRHELLEQFLRLIGVHEENIYRDVEGIEHHLSWNAIDRIGDLVQYFQEDERRVEALRNVQKRNEQGE, from the coding sequence TTGCCGACACCAAGCATGGAAGACTATATCGAACAAATTTATTTATTGATCGAAGAGAAGGGCTATGCCCGCGTCTCTGACATCGCTGAGGCGCTATCCGTTCATCCCTCCTCAGTGACGAAAATGGTGCAAAAGCTCGATAAGGATGAATATTTAGTGTATGAAAAATACCGCGGCCTCGTCCTGACGCCGAAAGGGAAGAAAATCGGCCAGCGGCTCGTTTACCGTCATGAGCTGCTTGAGCAGTTTCTCCGCTTGATCGGCGTCCACGAAGAAAACATTTACCGCGACGTGGAAGGGATTGAACATCATTTGAGCTGGAACGCCATTGACCGGATCGGCGATTTAGTGCAATATTTTCAAGAGGACGAACGCCGGGTGGAAGCGCTCCGCAATGTCCAAAAGCGCAATGAGCAAGGAGAGTAA